The Marinoscillum sp. 108 genome has a segment encoding these proteins:
- a CDS encoding TonB-dependent receptor gives MKKLLLYIAQVLITFTVLAQSYQVQGIVTDEAGEGIPGITVTIKGTGSGVSTDLSGSFSLPLMGQSILVFSGIGFESTEQQVDRSTTTLKIKLRSSTTELSAVQVIGKSEHTETREQPFAVSVVDVKPLKVQNLDVNQILGTVSGVRIREQGGMGSGFDFSLNGFTGKQVKFFLDGIPMDNFGSSLSLNNIPVNMITGIEVYKGVVPVHLGSDALGGAVNVTTDQNVRNYLNASYAIGSFNTHRASVLARYTEPRTGLSFNANLFLNYSDNNYMMRDVEVPRSDGSGKLDTVDVRRFHDAYQSQTAQLELGVVNKPFADRLFVGLIASGNEKEVQTGLNMQDVFGEVMTTDQVLIPTFKYRKSNLFVTGLDLRAYAMYNRRKAVRADTSSRTYNWYGDYSTRINNAGEFSYNKSLFSYDDESYLATANLSYQLGKNHSVSVNHTFSQFSRVGKDPMRDLSEVPFTTPNTITKNISALSYSLSLMDDQWKTSVFTKAFMMHSSTQVESEDTDEFEEYNIQFLLNGYGVASTYFVTPWAQVKLSYENTYRLPEGEEMFGNGLTVLANTTLEPEQSNNYNAGILVSKVFKDHTIRFEGNYLYRKASNFIRLDASQPRNSNYVNQAKVNLASIEGGVQYTYMRLLNLGINVTKQKNINADESDRLFKDDLPNQPFLFGNLTAGVQFHHVGLEDSRLSINWLSLFVDQFYWKWPSQGTKKYKYDIPRQLSHNLALSYAFDEGKYSASLACNNITNTIVYDNFAMQKPGRSFSLKLSYFLSN, from the coding sequence ATGAAAAAACTCTTACTCTATATAGCACAGGTTTTAATCACTTTCACCGTCCTCGCCCAGTCTTATCAGGTGCAGGGGATCGTGACAGATGAAGCGGGTGAAGGGATACCCGGAATCACGGTGACCATCAAGGGAACCGGATCAGGTGTCTCTACAGACCTCTCTGGTTCTTTCTCGCTACCACTGATGGGCCAATCTATACTGGTTTTTTCAGGGATTGGATTCGAATCCACGGAGCAGCAGGTGGACAGATCAACCACTACATTGAAGATTAAACTCAGGTCAAGTACCACGGAGCTTAGTGCGGTACAGGTCATCGGTAAGTCCGAGCATACAGAAACACGAGAGCAGCCTTTTGCTGTGTCGGTGGTGGATGTGAAACCTCTGAAAGTACAAAACCTGGATGTCAATCAGATTCTTGGGACAGTATCGGGTGTGAGGATTCGTGAGCAGGGAGGAATGGGCTCCGGTTTCGATTTTTCACTCAATGGCTTTACCGGCAAGCAGGTGAAGTTCTTTCTGGACGGCATTCCTATGGACAACTTTGGTTCATCTCTCTCGCTGAATAACATCCCTGTCAACATGATCACCGGGATAGAGGTATATAAAGGGGTGGTACCAGTACACCTCGGTTCCGACGCTTTGGGAGGAGCGGTGAATGTCACCACTGACCAGAATGTTCGAAATTATCTCAATGCCTCTTATGCCATTGGGTCATTCAATACCCACCGGGCATCAGTACTGGCCAGGTATACAGAACCCCGCACAGGCCTTTCTTTCAATGCCAATCTGTTTTTGAACTACTCTGACAACAACTATATGATGCGGGATGTGGAAGTGCCCAGATCCGATGGTTCGGGAAAGCTGGACACGGTGGATGTGAGGCGTTTTCATGATGCCTATCAATCACAAACGGCCCAGTTGGAATTAGGGGTGGTCAATAAACCATTTGCCGATCGGCTGTTTGTGGGATTGATCGCATCCGGCAATGAAAAGGAGGTACAAACAGGCCTGAACATGCAGGATGTGTTTGGGGAAGTGATGACCACCGATCAGGTACTCATTCCTACATTCAAGTATAGAAAGTCTAATCTTTTCGTGACGGGACTGGACCTGCGGGCATATGCCATGTACAACCGGAGAAAAGCCGTGCGGGCAGACACGAGTTCACGAACCTACAACTGGTATGGGGATTACAGCACCCGGATCAATAATGCCGGAGAATTCTCCTATAACAAATCTCTATTTAGCTATGACGATGAGTCCTACCTGGCTACGGCCAACCTGAGCTACCAATTGGGCAAGAATCATTCGGTTTCGGTCAATCACACGTTTAGTCAATTTTCCAGGGTAGGTAAAGATCCGATGCGTGACCTCAGTGAGGTGCCCTTTACCACCCCAAATACCATCACCAAAAACATCTCAGCGCTTTCTTACAGCCTGAGTCTGATGGATGATCAATGGAAGACGTCCGTTTTCACCAAGGCTTTTATGATGCACTCCAGTACCCAGGTGGAGAGTGAAGATACGGATGAGTTTGAAGAATATAATATTCAGTTCTTACTCAACGGCTATGGCGTAGCCTCTACCTATTTTGTGACGCCCTGGGCACAGGTGAAGCTTTCGTATGAAAATACCTACCGATTGCCAGAAGGTGAAGAGATGTTTGGAAATGGCCTGACTGTCTTGGCCAATACTACTCTGGAACCCGAGCAAAGTAATAACTACAATGCGGGCATTTTGGTGAGCAAAGTATTCAAAGACCACACCATTCGGTTTGAAGGAAACTACCTCTACCGTAAAGCGTCCAATTTTATAAGACTTGACGCCTCACAGCCTCGAAACTCTAATTATGTCAACCAGGCGAAAGTCAACCTCGCCAGCATAGAGGGAGGGGTTCAATATACTTATATGCGTCTGCTTAACCTGGGGATCAACGTCACCAAGCAAAAGAACATCAATGCAGATGAAAGTGATCGCCTTTTTAAAGACGACCTGCCCAATCAGCCTTTCCTCTTTGGGAATCTCACGGCCGGGGTTCAATTCCACCATGTGGGATTAGAAGATAGTCGGCTTTCTATCAACTGGCTCTCCCTGTTTGTGGATCAGTTTTACTGGAAATGGCCAAGTCAGGGGACCAAAAAATACAAGTATGACATTCCCCGGCAGCTTTCGCACAACCTGGCATTGTCCTATGCATTCGATGAAGGAAAATACAGTGCCTCACTGGCCTGCAACAACATCACCAACACCATAGTGTATGACAACTTCGCCATGCAAAAGCCCGGGCGATCTTTCAGCCTGAAGCTGAGCTATTTTCTATCCAACTGA
- a CDS encoding PepSY domain-containing protein — MSNRIYNVLFHTHTVSGLVISVALYVIFFAGSISFFRDDIIAWERNQPIKAQTQMNADFDQILDTLATRYGDLRGRTINIRQPHQERNVAVTIEPSQDTSATESAKRSVYTYLDTKTYEEGTYYSTYTLGEFIYRLHFFAQIPYPYGYLLSGFVAFFFLFAIVTGLIVHWKKIVSNFYLFRPWAKLKTVWTDAHTALGFIGLPFQFIFSVTGAVLIIGTTIMLGPASSLIYDNDRNLMYRELLDQPLSPGFANHPVDFDQSPNELVKRAQSSWNNAVLSRLCIQNYGDESMKILVEVRPQSRGALLGLGRATFDKTGVLIDQTDEESINYIVGVDQMMRRLHFGDFGGYGLKIIYFVFGIITCFVILSGVLLWVEARDRRSTVPWKRNANQWVASIFVAISLSMYPSIALLFSMVRLVHDAGDLAPHVFIYSMFFTSWLILSIGFAICRNNYLTSKYCLLLGSILGFAIPVVNGMVTGNWMWYTYNVQQLQIFVVDAFWFVTSLISLLVFLRLKTRLPGPLLEKEAPSEACELIEASTF; from the coding sequence ATGAGCAACCGCATCTATAATGTGCTTTTTCATACCCATACGGTGAGCGGGCTCGTCATCAGTGTGGCACTTTATGTGATCTTTTTTGCGGGCTCCATCAGTTTTTTTAGGGATGATATCATAGCATGGGAGCGCAATCAGCCCATCAAAGCCCAAACACAGATGAATGCTGATTTTGATCAGATTCTGGACACTTTAGCCACGAGGTACGGTGACCTCAGGGGTCGTACCATTAATATCCGGCAGCCACATCAGGAGCGTAATGTGGCTGTTACTATTGAACCTTCTCAGGATACATCAGCCACTGAAAGTGCCAAAAGGAGCGTTTACACATATCTGGATACGAAGACCTATGAGGAGGGCACCTACTACTCCACCTATACCCTGGGCGAGTTTATTTATCGGTTACACTTCTTTGCTCAGATCCCCTACCCATACGGCTACCTGCTTTCAGGTTTTGTGGCCTTCTTTTTCCTGTTTGCGATCGTCACCGGGCTCATTGTTCATTGGAAAAAGATTGTGAGTAATTTCTACCTGTTCAGACCCTGGGCCAAGCTCAAAACAGTCTGGACCGACGCTCATACCGCATTGGGCTTTATCGGGCTGCCCTTTCAGTTTATATTTTCAGTAACAGGCGCAGTGCTGATTATTGGTACCACCATCATGCTGGGTCCGGCCAGTTCGTTGATCTATGACAATGATCGGAATCTGATGTACCGCGAACTCCTGGATCAGCCCCTATCTCCAGGTTTTGCCAATCATCCGGTTGATTTTGATCAGAGTCCGAACGAACTGGTCAAACGGGCCCAATCTTCCTGGAACAATGCAGTTTTGAGCAGGCTTTGTATTCAGAACTACGGTGATGAAAGCATGAAAATTTTGGTGGAAGTCAGGCCTCAATCCAGGGGTGCGCTGCTGGGGCTGGGAAGGGCTACTTTCGATAAGACGGGTGTACTGATTGACCAAACAGATGAAGAATCCATTAACTATATCGTCGGAGTGGATCAAATGATGCGCAGGCTCCATTTTGGAGATTTTGGCGGGTATGGCCTTAAGATCATCTACTTTGTTTTTGGGATCATTACTTGTTTTGTGATTCTTTCTGGTGTGTTACTTTGGGTAGAAGCCCGTGACAGAAGGAGCACAGTGCCCTGGAAGAGAAATGCCAACCAGTGGGTTGCCAGTATTTTTGTGGCGATCTCACTCAGCATGTATCCGTCGATAGCATTGTTATTCAGCATGGTCCGGTTGGTACATGATGCGGGTGACCTTGCACCGCATGTGTTTATATATAGCATGTTTTTCACTTCCTGGCTGATACTGAGTATCGGCTTTGCCATATGCCGAAACAATTATCTGACAAGCAAATACTGTTTGCTTCTGGGCTCCATTTTGGGTTTTGCCATTCCAGTTGTGAATGGGATGGTTACCGGAAACTGGATGTGGTATACTTATAATGTTCAGCAACTACAGATTTTTGTGGTAGATGCTTTTTGGTTCGTTACATCGCTGATTTCTCTACTGGTCTTTTTGAGGTTGAAAACAAGACTGCCAGGTCCCCTTTTGGAAAAGGAAGCCCCAAGCGAAGCGTGCGAATTGATTGAGGCCAGTACGTTTTGA
- a CDS encoding FeoA family protein, whose product MLTLDTLKTNQSVTIKALTQNGLTSKLMDMGMYPGKSVQIVFRAPFGGPIAVDLDGYTLSLRIDEASLVEVE is encoded by the coding sequence ATGCTGACACTAGATACCCTAAAAACCAACCAAAGTGTGACCATCAAAGCCCTTACTCAAAATGGGCTTACCTCTAAGTTGATGGATATGGGGATGTATCCGGGTAAATCTGTGCAGATAGTTTTTAGGGCTCCTTTTGGAGGCCCTATCGCCGTGGATCTGGATGGCTACACGCTCTCTCTAAGAATAGACGAGGCATCACTTGTAGAGGTGGAATAA
- a CDS encoding DUF4374 domain-containing protein, translating into MKNIKLSVWALLSSFFILSTTSCEPSDEPDPDEGEEGWSGYVVGLRATEGDASADYIVSVDDLMSGVITSEGQGIEQSGWSYYTAVGDNYLSIGYTLNECIGYKVDAGELYLNSKFVFERIDCVGSLEGDSFLAIGAPWGGGSYDCQLQVVDAGDVAITKTVKHPIYESYFYVDSLDEEVRLNAWPTSTYLAGDKLYVSFYPLHGTSWETPLVDKAYVTVYSYPGLEYLKTFEDDRTSPIGYYGGQPSLVTTESGDIYTISSSSYFAGFTHVSQPSGVLRIKAGATEFDQDYFFNVEEDYGYKIQNAVYAGGGKAVARISDPENDTGREVQWAGFGNFDVMEVAVIDLEARTLTRVSDIPVHAGQYQTPYLVEDGKVYMSIRQNETGKAYVYRIDPETATAERGAEIEGIELQGIFKHN; encoded by the coding sequence ATGAAGAATATCAAACTAAGTGTATGGGCCCTTTTGAGCTCATTTTTTATCCTTTCAACTACCTCTTGTGAACCTAGTGATGAGCCTGATCCCGATGAGGGTGAAGAAGGTTGGTCAGGCTACGTGGTGGGTCTGCGGGCCACAGAGGGAGACGCCTCTGCAGACTATATCGTGTCGGTGGATGACCTGATGTCGGGAGTGATCACTTCAGAGGGTCAGGGCATAGAGCAGTCTGGTTGGTCATATTACACTGCTGTAGGTGACAACTATCTTTCGATTGGCTACACCCTCAATGAGTGCATCGGGTATAAGGTGGATGCCGGGGAATTGTATTTAAACTCAAAGTTTGTATTTGAAAGAATAGACTGTGTAGGTTCCTTGGAGGGAGATTCGTTTCTGGCCATTGGCGCTCCGTGGGGCGGGGGTTCATATGACTGTCAGTTGCAAGTGGTAGACGCAGGGGATGTGGCCATCACGAAGACCGTGAAACACCCGATTTACGAATCCTACTTTTATGTGGACTCTTTGGATGAAGAGGTGCGGCTCAATGCCTGGCCTACCAGCACTTACCTGGCTGGTGACAAATTATACGTGTCTTTCTATCCTCTACACGGTACCTCCTGGGAGACCCCGCTGGTGGATAAGGCTTACGTGACGGTGTATTCCTATCCGGGTTTAGAGTATCTCAAAACTTTTGAGGATGACCGAACGAGCCCAATTGGCTATTACGGTGGCCAGCCGTCTCTCGTGACCACTGAGAGTGGAGACATTTACACCATCTCGTCTTCGTCTTATTTCGCAGGATTTACACATGTGAGTCAACCCTCCGGAGTACTCAGAATCAAGGCTGGTGCCACGGAGTTTGATCAGGATTATTTCTTCAATGTGGAGGAGGATTATGGATACAAAATACAAAATGCAGTGTATGCCGGTGGCGGGAAGGCTGTGGCCAGAATTTCTGACCCTGAAAATGATACCGGTCGGGAGGTGCAGTGGGCTGGATTTGGAAATTTTGACGTGATGGAAGTCGCGGTAATCGACCTTGAAGCCAGGACTTTGACCAGAGTGTCAGACATCCCGGTGCACGCAGGACAGTATCAGACGCCCTACCTGGTGGAAGACGGCAAAGTATACATGTCCATCAGACAAAATGAAACCGGAAAAGCCTATGTCTACCGAATAGATCCGGAGACAGCCACCGCCGAGCGTGGTGCCGAAATAGAAGGTATTGAGCTTCAGGGCATTTTCAAGCATAATTAA
- a CDS encoding ferritin — protein sequence MKDILRRHSVLKEDIVNTINKQIKMEAQSSAAYLAMAAWCDTRGYDNCAAHFFKQSDEERKHQMKFFRYLTDMECDAISPSVGESQHEFASLRSVFETALEMEIAVTDSIHDMVRVCRKEGDIATEEFLRWFVQEQIEEEFVARRTLELFDVLGEDKIALGMIEERVLTIEYSAEG from the coding sequence ATGAAAGACATCCTGAGAAGACACTCGGTATTGAAAGAGGACATTGTCAATACCATCAATAAGCAAATTAAAATGGAAGCTCAGTCTTCTGCTGCTTACCTGGCCATGGCTGCCTGGTGCGATACCCGTGGCTATGACAACTGTGCGGCTCATTTTTTCAAGCAGTCTGACGAGGAGCGAAAACACCAGATGAAGTTTTTTCGATACCTGACCGATATGGAATGTGATGCTATTTCACCCTCTGTAGGTGAGTCTCAGCATGAGTTTGCTTCCCTCAGGTCTGTGTTTGAGACAGCTTTGGAAATGGAAATAGCGGTGACGGATTCTATCCACGACATGGTACGCGTCTGCAGAAAGGAAGGCGATATCGCTACTGAAGAGTTTCTAAGATGGTTTGTGCAGGAGCAAATCGAAGAGGAATTTGTAGCCAGAAGAACATTGGAGCTTTTTGACGTTTTGGGTGAAGATAAGATTGCCCTGGGAATGATCGAGGAGCGGGTGCTCACCATCGAGTACAGTGCTGAAGGATAA
- a CDS encoding DUF4198 domain-containing protein — protein MNQSKTILTLVLVMMACAQSFAHYMWLETSESGELGKAHAVKVFFGEYTYGVVEDPSGENFAAVKNFKLSVVTPSGLKHEIPTSVKGDAFEGIFTPTEKGTYTVTLNNDEIEVIDYTQYDFGVFKTHYHSTARVVVGGESTETKATNDKGLVLVNSAADKADVGAEVVLKVLYQGKPLAEQEVAIYVADLWSKKLTTDENGQVRFDLPWATRYTIEATKKEEVPGTYHGEEYEFIWHCATYAISL, from the coding sequence ATGAATCAATCAAAAACAATACTTACTCTGGTTCTGGTGATGATGGCATGCGCCCAGTCCTTTGCGCATTACATGTGGCTGGAGACCTCCGAGTCTGGTGAGTTGGGCAAGGCCCACGCGGTAAAAGTGTTCTTTGGCGAATATACCTATGGCGTAGTGGAGGACCCTTCTGGGGAGAATTTTGCAGCAGTAAAAAACTTCAAACTGTCGGTGGTGACCCCATCTGGCCTGAAACATGAAATCCCCACATCCGTCAAAGGGGATGCTTTTGAAGGAATTTTTACTCCTACGGAAAAGGGCACTTACACCGTCACGTTAAACAATGACGAGATCGAGGTGATTGATTACACCCAGTATGATTTTGGGGTTTTTAAGACCCACTATCACTCCACTGCCAGGGTGGTAGTGGGTGGCGAAAGTACAGAGACCAAAGCCACAAACGACAAGGGTCTGGTATTGGTGAACAGCGCTGCAGACAAAGCTGATGTAGGTGCCGAAGTGGTACTCAAAGTCCTGTACCAGGGGAAACCCTTGGCCGAGCAGGAAGTAGCCATTTATGTGGCTGATCTCTGGAGCAAGAAGCTTACGACAGACGAGAACGGTCAGGTAAGATTTGATTTACCCTGGGCTACCAGGTATACCATAGAGGCTACCAAAAAAGAGGAGGTACCTGGTACGTATCACGGTGAAGAATATGAATTTATCTGGCATTGTGCCACGTATGCCATATCACTTTGA
- a CDS encoding response regulator transcription factor — MKSTKVLISDFQFLTRAGLIHLIGEKEEFELLGTVEEPENLLGAVLSHHPDVLLMDYKSQDPVLLSLLKQVVNSQATNVLIITNEDNRQAIKDLLELGIKGIVTKNCSRQEILNAIESVALNTRFYCNRILDLLVEEDKRARENNCEPTELSPREYEVLNLITKGYRTADIAETLHLSVHTINSHRKNILKKLNLKSPTELIVYAMESGLVKV; from the coding sequence ATGAAAAGCACAAAAGTTCTCATTTCTGACTTTCAGTTTCTAACAAGAGCAGGACTCATTCACCTCATTGGAGAGAAGGAGGAGTTTGAGCTATTGGGTACTGTGGAAGAGCCCGAAAATCTGCTGGGTGCCGTCTTATCACACCATCCGGATGTGCTCCTGATGGACTATAAAAGTCAGGACCCGGTGCTCCTTTCTTTATTGAAGCAAGTAGTCAATTCTCAGGCGACCAATGTATTGATCATTACCAACGAAGATAACCGTCAGGCGATCAAGGATCTGTTGGAGTTGGGGATCAAAGGGATAGTGACGAAGAACTGCAGCCGTCAGGAGATTTTAAACGCCATTGAATCGGTGGCGCTTAACACCCGCTTTTACTGCAACAGAATTCTGGATTTGCTGGTGGAGGAAGATAAGCGAGCTCGTGAGAATAATTGTGAACCCACGGAGCTGTCACCCAGAGAATACGAGGTGCTGAACCTGATTACGAAAGGATACCGAACGGCCGACATAGCTGAAACGCTGCATCTGAGTGTTCACACGATCAATTCACACAGAAAGAATATTCTCAAGAAACTCAACCTTAAATCACCAACGGAACTTATCGTCTATGCCATGGAAAGTGGACTGGTCAAAGTATGA
- a CDS encoding DUF4856 domain-containing protein, translating to MNKLNTILLISGALLAGSLSSCNEGDDDDVSLEIPSTYEFTRDGASTVDYSGQTARLDMLAELKAYIGTANDGAVLSEEVLLDMFANENNPFSSAELNESGKQLKDKTFAADVTFFSSILASAASASASETGASQGKAGLISRGADRQILVDEKGWEYTQLVEKGLMGATFLNQIYNSYLTDAKIGNGVENTELEADKNYTAMEHHWDEAFGYWGVNPEFDVDGENRFLGNYTYGRESYLGSATKLKDAFLKGRTAIVNKTYEIRDEQRDIIYTEFELIVAATAIHYINESIADLSGDDQGSLFHHASEGYGFAMALKYSPYKQITTEELNEVLNAGFGTNGDFWTISVTSLNNAKNILATAYPALTDIADEL from the coding sequence ATGAATAAACTAAATACGATATTATTAATATCAGGGGCCCTTTTGGCAGGCAGTCTAAGCTCATGTAACGAAGGGGATGATGATGACGTGTCTCTGGAGATTCCTTCCACCTATGAGTTTACCAGGGATGGAGCTTCCACTGTGGATTATTCCGGTCAGACTGCAAGACTGGATATGTTGGCAGAGCTGAAGGCCTATATCGGTACGGCCAATGACGGAGCAGTGCTATCTGAGGAGGTTCTCCTGGACATGTTTGCCAATGAAAACAATCCTTTTTCTAGTGCAGAACTCAATGAGAGCGGCAAGCAGCTAAAGGATAAGACATTCGCTGCGGATGTCACATTTTTCAGCAGTATCCTGGCTTCTGCTGCATCGGCCAGTGCTTCAGAAACAGGCGCTTCTCAAGGAAAGGCGGGTCTTATCTCGAGAGGAGCCGATAGGCAGATTTTGGTAGATGAAAAAGGCTGGGAGTATACGCAGTTGGTGGAAAAGGGCCTTATGGGAGCAACGTTTCTCAACCAGATCTACAACAGCTATTTGACGGACGCCAAAATTGGCAATGGTGTAGAGAATACAGAGCTGGAAGCTGATAAAAACTATACTGCCATGGAACACCACTGGGATGAAGCCTTTGGTTACTGGGGTGTGAATCCTGAATTTGATGTAGATGGCGAAAATCGGTTTCTGGGCAACTATACATACGGGAGAGAAAGCTATCTCGGAAGTGCCACCAAACTGAAGGATGCTTTCCTGAAAGGTAGAACGGCGATAGTCAACAAGACTTATGAGATTAGAGATGAGCAAAGGGATATTATCTACACTGAATTTGAGCTGATAGTAGCTGCCACAGCCATCCATTATATCAATGAAAGCATTGCTGATTTAAGCGGAGATGATCAGGGCTCATTATTTCATCATGCATCAGAAGGCTACGGTTTTGCGATGGCCCTGAAATACAGCCCTTACAAGCAGATAACCACTGAGGAGCTGAATGAAGTGCTGAATGCTGGCTTTGGTACGAATGGTGACTTCTGGACAATTTCCGTGACTAGCTTGAACAATGCCAAGAACATTTTGGCCACTGCTTATCCGGCTTTGACCGATATTGCGGACGAGTTATAA
- the feoB gene encoding ferrous iron transport protein B, which translates to MKIALVGNPNSGKTSVFNQLTGLNQKIGNFPGVTVDKKSGILKRSHTPHEIIDLPGIYSLYPKTQDEQVVYDILGNQQHADYPDRIVVVVDASNLERNLLLFTQVLDMGVPVTMALNMTDIADKKGLVIDTEKLSELLGGVQIVPIVARTGVGINELVDEIISHKPHQASQPFLGGEFDKGQFLITDNTEQKTRVEKRYRKITQILKFVVKQKPVRKSIINRHRAVDRVLTHPVFGYLIFLGILLMIFQAIYAWAEWPMDLIDTLFLSMSKWVKNTLPEGLLTNLIAEGIVPGLGGVVIFIPQITLLFGFIFILEETGYMSRVVFILDRFMRPFGLNGRSVVPLISGVACAIPAIMATRTIDNWKERLITIMVTPLMSCSARLPVYTLLIALVVPDTFIGPFNLKGLVLLGLYLIGLVAALLIALIFKFFIQTKEKSFLVMELPLYKMPRWNNLVITLWEKVRLFVFDAGKVIFSISIILWVLASFGPGDRIEEAVAAIPEPTSEVSQEEFEQQVASVSLANSYIGILGHAIEPVIRPLGYNWQIGIALITSFAAREVFVGSMATIYSVGENFDTERTLLERMRSEKNSLTGRPVYTLASGLSLMIFYAFAMQCMSTLAIVLRETKNWKYPLIQLVYMTGLAYVAALITYQLLK; encoded by the coding sequence ATGAAAATTGCATTGGTTGGGAATCCCAACTCAGGTAAAACTTCTGTTTTTAATCAACTCACCGGTCTCAATCAGAAGATCGGGAATTTCCCTGGGGTGACCGTAGATAAGAAATCGGGTATCCTCAAGCGATCACATACTCCCCACGAAATCATAGACCTGCCGGGCATCTACAGCCTCTATCCCAAGACGCAGGATGAGCAGGTGGTATACGATATCCTGGGCAATCAGCAGCACGCGGATTATCCGGACCGGATTGTGGTGGTAGTGGATGCTTCTAACCTGGAGCGAAACCTCCTGCTTTTTACTCAGGTGCTGGACATGGGTGTGCCTGTGACCATGGCGCTGAACATGACCGACATTGCGGACAAGAAAGGGTTGGTGATAGATACCGAAAAGCTCAGCGAGTTATTGGGAGGTGTGCAAATAGTGCCAATCGTGGCTCGGACAGGGGTGGGCATTAATGAATTGGTAGACGAAATAATCAGTCATAAACCTCATCAGGCGTCTCAGCCATTTTTGGGTGGAGAGTTTGACAAAGGACAGTTTCTGATCACTGATAACACTGAACAAAAAACGAGGGTAGAGAAGCGCTACCGAAAGATTACACAGATCTTGAAGTTTGTTGTGAAACAAAAGCCTGTCAGGAAATCAATCATCAACCGCCATAGGGCAGTGGATCGTGTGCTGACGCATCCGGTTTTTGGCTATTTGATTTTCCTTGGCATTCTATTAATGATTTTCCAGGCGATTTACGCCTGGGCGGAGTGGCCAATGGATCTTATCGACACGCTCTTCTTGTCCATGAGCAAGTGGGTGAAAAACACCTTGCCGGAAGGCCTTCTCACGAATCTCATAGCCGAAGGAATCGTTCCCGGGCTGGGAGGTGTGGTGATTTTCATCCCGCAGATCACCTTGCTTTTCGGGTTCATTTTTATCCTGGAAGAAACGGGCTATATGAGCCGGGTGGTTTTTATTCTGGACAGATTCATGCGTCCATTTGGACTCAATGGAAGAAGTGTGGTTCCGCTCATATCGGGTGTGGCATGTGCCATTCCGGCCATTATGGCTACCCGTACCATTGACAATTGGAAGGAACGCCTGATCACCATTATGGTCACACCACTGATGAGCTGTTCTGCTCGTTTGCCGGTTTATACCCTCTTGATTGCTCTGGTGGTGCCGGATACATTTATAGGCCCTTTCAATCTCAAAGGCCTTGTACTGCTTGGTCTATACCTCATAGGTTTGGTGGCGGCATTGCTCATTGCGTTGATCTTTAAGTTTTTCATCCAGACCAAAGAGAAGAGCTTTTTGGTGATGGAGTTGCCGCTTTACAAAATGCCCAGATGGAATAATCTGGTGATCACCTTATGGGAAAAAGTAAGACTTTTCGTATTTGATGCCGGCAAAGTCATTTTTAGCATTTCCATTATCCTTTGGGTGTTGGCTTCCTTTGGGCCGGGTGACCGGATAGAGGAGGCAGTTGCTGCTATCCCCGAACCCACCTCTGAGGTGAGCCAGGAGGAGTTTGAGCAGCAGGTAGCTTCAGTGAGTTTGGCCAATTCTTACATTGGTATTTTGGGGCATGCCATTGAGCCGGTGATCAGACCTTTGGGATACAACTGGCAGATTGGCATTGCGCTTATCACCTCATTTGCTGCGCGTGAAGTCTTCGTGGGCTCTATGGCCACCATCTATAGTGTGGGCGAAAACTTTGATACGGAGCGAACCCTCCTGGAGCGGATGCGGTCTGAAAAAAATAGTTTGACAGGTAGGCCGGTTTACACTTTGGCTTCAGGTTTATCACTGATGATCTTTTACGCCTTTGCCATGCAATGCATGAGTACACTGGCGATTGTGTTGCGTGAAACTAAAAACTGGAAATATCCATTGATACAATTAGTTTACATGACCGGGTTGGCCTATGTCGCTGCATTGATCACTTATCAATTGCTGAAATGA